One Phaseolus vulgaris cultivar G19833 chromosome 4, P. vulgaris v2.0, whole genome shotgun sequence DNA window includes the following coding sequences:
- the LOC137837621 gene encoding uncharacterized protein isoform X8 encodes MVRHRRRAKDRREEGVLWSLLSGVVGVGVAGVLLLSGLTFAALSLGKRTGSRPQQHMKPLTTQQEEILSYDNQTTEQANVDKTEQGNDEIEGDLLNHDGAKPPHINTVQNDEITSSSGSVSFGFTETYSGSGADNETEIVSVVVNPESNDTISDPKVFNEAVQENILSASKEENLDLNKIPQVSAEGNEPSLEEWSIPGNDVYEKSSVLSSANTLVDEQVINDNYEVDEVKSESPNFGSFFSVPGIPAPSVVSSTVQVFPGKVLVPAAVDQVQGQALAALQVLKVIEPHVQPSDLCTRREYARWLVSASSTLSRSTVSKVYPAMYIDNVTELAFDDVTPEDPDFSSIQGLAEAGLIESRLSRQDIQLSGDEDDDPFYFSPGSPLSRQDLVSWKMALEKRQLPEADRKTLYQLSGFLDTDKIHPNACPALVADLSAGEHGIIALAFGYTRLFQPDKPVTKAQAAMALATGEASEIVSEELARIEAESIAENAVAAHSALVAQVEKDINASFEQQLFIEREKISAVEKMAEEARLELERLRAEREGDNLALTKERAAIDSEMEVFSKLRHEVEDQLQILMNDKVEIAHEKERITKLREQAEVENKEISRLQYELEVERKALSMARAWAEDEAKRVREQAIALEEARDRWERHGIKVVVDDDLRKEASAGVTWLNASEQISVQGTVDRAENLLDKLKLMASDIRGKSRDILDKIIHMVSQFISKLREWASTTGKHAEEFGEAAISKVGKSASELQQSAIEVGFGIKEGTKRVAGDCREGVEKITQKFTQKFKT; translated from the exons ATGGTCCGACACCGACGCCGAGCAAAGGACCGACGAGAAGAAGGAGTCCTATGGAG CTTGCTTTCAGGAGTTGTGGGAGTAGGAGTGGCTGGAGTGCTTCTTCTTTCAGGGCTTACCTTTGCTGCCTTATCTCTTGGCAAAAGGACTGGTTCCA GACCACAACAGCACATGAAGCCCTTGACTACCCAGCAGGAGGAAATTTTGTCTTATGATAACCAAACTACAGAACAAGCAAATGTTGATAAGACGGAGCAAGGAAATGATGAAATAGAAG GAGATCTGCTCAATCATGATGGTGCTAAGCCACCACACATTAATACTGTTCAGAATGATGAAATAACCAGTTCAAGTGGAAGTGTAAGTTTTGGTTTTACCGAAACCTATTCTGGTTCAGGTGCTGATAACGAGACAGAAATTGTTAGTGTTGTGGTCAATCCTGAGTCAAATGACACGATTTCAGATCCTAAGGTTTTCAATGAAGCTGTTCAAGAGAATATTCTATCAGCTTCAAAGGAGGAAAACCTTGATCTTAACAAAATTCCGCAGGTCTCTGCCGAGGGAAATGAGCCATCCCTTGAAGAGTGGAGCATTCCTGGAAATGATGTTTATGAAAAATCATCTGTTTTATCGTCAGCCAATACACTGGTAGATGAGCAGGTTATAAATGATAATTATGAGGTTGATGAAGTTAAATCTGAATCTCCAAATTTTGGATCCTTTTTCTCTGTTCCTGGTATCCCCGCTCCATCCGTAGTTTCTTCAACTGTACAAGTGTTTCCTGGAAAGGTTTTAGTTCCTGCCGCCGTTGATCAAGTCCAGGGGCAAGCACTAGCTGCTTTGCAAGTTTTAAAG GTCATTGAGCCCCATGTTCAACCTAGTGATTTATGTACTCGTCGTGAATATGCTCGCTGGTTGGTCTCTGCTAGCAGCACTCTTTCAAG GAGCACTGTATCGAAAGTGTATCCTGCCATGTACATAGACAATGTTACTGAGCTTGCATTTGATGATGTCACTCCTGAGGACCCTGATTTTTCTTCCATTCAAG GCTTGGCAGAAGCTGGACTCATTGAGAGCAGGCTTTCAAGACAAGATATACAGTTGTCtggtgatgaagatgatgacCCATTTTACTTCTCCCCTGGAAG TCCTCTATCACGTCAAGATCTTGTCAGTTGGAAAATGGCCCTGGAGAAAAGACAGCTTCCAGAAGCTGATAGAAAG ACACTGTACCAACTTTCTGGTTTTCTCGACACTGATAAGATACATCCGAATGCATGCCCTGCCCTAGTAGCTGATCTATCGGCTGGCGAGCATGGAATAATAGCTCTTGCATTtg GTTATACAAGATTATTCCAGCCAGATAAGCCAGTAACAAAAGCCCAAGCAGCTATGGCTCTAGCTACTGGAGAAGCTTCTGAAATAGTTAGTGAAGAGCTTGCACGCATTGAGGCAGAATCTATTGCTGAAAATGCTGTGGCTGCGCATAGTGCTTTAGTAGCGCAGGTAGAGAAGGATATCAATGCAAGTTTTGAGCAGCAGCTTTTCATAGAGAGGGAAAAGATTAGCGCTGTTGAAAAAATGGCTGAGGAGGCAAGACTCGAGTTGGAAAGGTTAAGAGCTGAGAGAGAAGGAGATAACCTTGCATTGACAAAGGAGCGTGCTGCTATTGACTCAGAAATGGAGGTTTTTTCAAAGTTAAGGCATGAGGTTGAGGATCAATTACAAATCCTTATGAATGACAAGGTAGAAATAGCACATGAAAAAGAGAGGATTACCAAACTCCGGGAACAAGCAGAAGTTGAAAACAAGGAGATTTCCCGTTTACAATATGAGCTAGAGGTAGAACGAAAAGCCCTGTCTATGGCCAG GGCTTGGGCAGAGGATGAGGCCAAACGAGTGAGAGAGCAAGCAATAGCCTTAGAGGAGGCTAGAGATCGTTGGGAGAGGCATGGAATCAAAGTGGTAGTTGATGATGACCTCCGCAAGGAGGCCTCGGCCGGAGTTACATGGCTAAATGCCTCAGAGCAGATTTCGGTTCAAGGGACAGTTGACAGGGCCGAAAACTTATTGGACAAGCTCAAACTAATGGCATCAGATATCAGAGGAAAATCAAGAGACATACTTGACAAAATCATCCACATGGTCTCccaatttatatcaaaattgaGGGAATGGGCATCCACAACAGGAAAGCATGCTGAAGAATTTGGAGAAGCTGCCATCTCAAAGGTAGGTAAGTCAGCCAGTGAGTTGCAACAAAGTGCTATTGAAGTTGGATTTGGTATCAAAGAAGGTACAAAGCGTGTTGCTGGTGATTGTAGAGAAGGGGTTGAGAAAATCACTCAAAAATTCACACAGAAGTTCAAGACCTGA
- the LOC137837621 gene encoding uncharacterized protein isoform X7: MVRHRRRAKDRREEGVLWSLLSGVVGVGVAGVLLLSGLTFAALSLGKRTGSRPQQHMKPLTTQQEEILSYDNQTTEQANVDKTEQGNDEIEGQIDRSNDYSSSELGDLLNHDGAKPPHINTVQNDEITSSSGSVSFGFTETYSGSGADNETEIVSVVVNPESNDTISDPKVFNEAVQENILSASKEENLDLNKIPQVSAEGNEPSLEEWSIPGNDVYEKSSVLSSANTLVDEQVINDNYEVDEVKSESPNFGSFFSVPGIPAPSVVSSTVQVFPGKVLVPAAVDQVQGQALAALQVLKVIEPHVQPSDLCTRREYARWLVSASSTLSRSTVSKVYPAMYIDNVTELAFDDVTPEDPDFSSIQGLAEAGLIESRLSRQDIQLSGDEDDDPFYFSPGSPLSRQDLVSWKMALEKRQLPEADRKTLYQLSGFLDTDKIHPNACPALVADLSAGEHGIIALAFGYTRLFQPDKPVTKAQAAMALATGEASEIVSEELARIEAESIAENAVAAHSALVAQVEKDINASFEQQLFIEREKISAVEKMAEEARLELERLRAEREGDNLALTKERAAIDSEMEVFSKLRHEVEDQLQILMNDKVEIAHEKERITKLREQAEVENKEISRLQYELEVERKALSMARAWAEDEAKRVREQAIALEEARDRWERHGIKVVVDDDLRKEASAGVTWLNASEQISVQGTVDRAENLLDKLKLMASDIRGKSRDILDKIIHMVSQFISKLREWASTTGKHAEEFGEAAISKVGKSASELQQSAIEVGFGIKEGTKRVAGDCREGVEKITQKFTQKFKT, from the exons ATGGTCCGACACCGACGCCGAGCAAAGGACCGACGAGAAGAAGGAGTCCTATGGAG CTTGCTTTCAGGAGTTGTGGGAGTAGGAGTGGCTGGAGTGCTTCTTCTTTCAGGGCTTACCTTTGCTGCCTTATCTCTTGGCAAAAGGACTGGTTCCA GACCACAACAGCACATGAAGCCCTTGACTACCCAGCAGGAGGAAATTTTGTCTTATGATAACCAAACTACAGAACAAGCAAATGTTGATAAGACGGAGCAAGGAAATGATGAAATAGAAGGTCAGATAGATAGGTCCAATGATTATTCATCTTCTGAGTTGG GAGATCTGCTCAATCATGATGGTGCTAAGCCACCACACATTAATACTGTTCAGAATGATGAAATAACCAGTTCAAGTGGAAGTGTAAGTTTTGGTTTTACCGAAACCTATTCTGGTTCAGGTGCTGATAACGAGACAGAAATTGTTAGTGTTGTGGTCAATCCTGAGTCAAATGACACGATTTCAGATCCTAAGGTTTTCAATGAAGCTGTTCAAGAGAATATTCTATCAGCTTCAAAGGAGGAAAACCTTGATCTTAACAAAATTCCGCAGGTCTCTGCCGAGGGAAATGAGCCATCCCTTGAAGAGTGGAGCATTCCTGGAAATGATGTTTATGAAAAATCATCTGTTTTATCGTCAGCCAATACACTGGTAGATGAGCAGGTTATAAATGATAATTATGAGGTTGATGAAGTTAAATCTGAATCTCCAAATTTTGGATCCTTTTTCTCTGTTCCTGGTATCCCCGCTCCATCCGTAGTTTCTTCAACTGTACAAGTGTTTCCTGGAAAGGTTTTAGTTCCTGCCGCCGTTGATCAAGTCCAGGGGCAAGCACTAGCTGCTTTGCAAGTTTTAAAG GTCATTGAGCCCCATGTTCAACCTAGTGATTTATGTACTCGTCGTGAATATGCTCGCTGGTTGGTCTCTGCTAGCAGCACTCTTTCAAG GAGCACTGTATCGAAAGTGTATCCTGCCATGTACATAGACAATGTTACTGAGCTTGCATTTGATGATGTCACTCCTGAGGACCCTGATTTTTCTTCCATTCAAG GCTTGGCAGAAGCTGGACTCATTGAGAGCAGGCTTTCAAGACAAGATATACAGTTGTCtggtgatgaagatgatgacCCATTTTACTTCTCCCCTGGAAG TCCTCTATCACGTCAAGATCTTGTCAGTTGGAAAATGGCCCTGGAGAAAAGACAGCTTCCAGAAGCTGATAGAAAG ACACTGTACCAACTTTCTGGTTTTCTCGACACTGATAAGATACATCCGAATGCATGCCCTGCCCTAGTAGCTGATCTATCGGCTGGCGAGCATGGAATAATAGCTCTTGCATTtg GTTATACAAGATTATTCCAGCCAGATAAGCCAGTAACAAAAGCCCAAGCAGCTATGGCTCTAGCTACTGGAGAAGCTTCTGAAATAGTTAGTGAAGAGCTTGCACGCATTGAGGCAGAATCTATTGCTGAAAATGCTGTGGCTGCGCATAGTGCTTTAGTAGCGCAGGTAGAGAAGGATATCAATGCAAGTTTTGAGCAGCAGCTTTTCATAGAGAGGGAAAAGATTAGCGCTGTTGAAAAAATGGCTGAGGAGGCAAGACTCGAGTTGGAAAGGTTAAGAGCTGAGAGAGAAGGAGATAACCTTGCATTGACAAAGGAGCGTGCTGCTATTGACTCAGAAATGGAGGTTTTTTCAAAGTTAAGGCATGAGGTTGAGGATCAATTACAAATCCTTATGAATGACAAGGTAGAAATAGCACATGAAAAAGAGAGGATTACCAAACTCCGGGAACAAGCAGAAGTTGAAAACAAGGAGATTTCCCGTTTACAATATGAGCTAGAGGTAGAACGAAAAGCCCTGTCTATGGCCAG GGCTTGGGCAGAGGATGAGGCCAAACGAGTGAGAGAGCAAGCAATAGCCTTAGAGGAGGCTAGAGATCGTTGGGAGAGGCATGGAATCAAAGTGGTAGTTGATGATGACCTCCGCAAGGAGGCCTCGGCCGGAGTTACATGGCTAAATGCCTCAGAGCAGATTTCGGTTCAAGGGACAGTTGACAGGGCCGAAAACTTATTGGACAAGCTCAAACTAATGGCATCAGATATCAGAGGAAAATCAAGAGACATACTTGACAAAATCATCCACATGGTCTCccaatttatatcaaaattgaGGGAATGGGCATCCACAACAGGAAAGCATGCTGAAGAATTTGGAGAAGCTGCCATCTCAAAGGTAGGTAAGTCAGCCAGTGAGTTGCAACAAAGTGCTATTGAAGTTGGATTTGGTATCAAAGAAGGTACAAAGCGTGTTGCTGGTGATTGTAGAGAAGGGGTTGAGAAAATCACTCAAAAATTCACACAGAAGTTCAAGACCTGA
- the LOC137837621 gene encoding uncharacterized protein isoform X4, translating into MVRHRRRAKDRREEGVLWSLLSGVVGVGVAGVLLLSGLTFAALSLGKRTGSRPQQHMKPLTTQQEEILSYDNQTTEQANVDKTEQGNDEIEGSQLIYDSKNPSDDVDDATKHIFVEEDLQHESAFDNKVFASKSPVSLESENTVDSFNAYGFRDFDSNPTVDTAESTANLKENVFNVDPGDLLNHDGAKPPHINTVQNDEITSSSGSVSFGFTETYSGSGADNETEIVSVVVNPESNDTISDPKVFNEAVQENILSASKEENLDLNKIPQVSAEGNEPSLEEWSIPGNDVYEKSSVLSSANTLVDEQVINDNYEVDEVKSESPNFGSFFSVPGIPAPSVVSSTVQVFPGKVLVPAAVDQVQGQALAALQVLKVIEPHVQPSDLCTRREYARWLVSASSTLSRSTVSKVYPAMYIDNVTELAFDDVTPEDPDFSSIQGLAEAGLIESRLSRQDIQLSGDEDDDPFYFSPGSPLSRQDLVSWKMALEKRQLPEADRKTLYQLSGFLDTDKIHPNACPALVADLSAGEHGIIALAFGYTRLFQPDKPVTKAQAAMALATGEASEIVSEELARIEAESIAENAVAAHSALVAQVEKDINASFEQQLFIEREKISAVEKMAEEARLELERLRAEREGDNLALTKERAAIDSEMEVFSKLRHEVEDQLQILMNDKVEIAHEKERITKLREQAEVENKEISRLQYELEVERKALSMARAWAEDEAKRVREQAIALEEARDRWERHGIKVVVDDDLRKEASAGVTWLNASEQISVQGTVDRAENLLDKLKLMASDIRGKSRDILDKIIHMVSQFISKLREWASTTGKHAEEFGEAAISKVGKSASELQQSAIEVGFGIKEGTKRVAGDCREGVEKITQKFTQKFKT; encoded by the exons ATGGTCCGACACCGACGCCGAGCAAAGGACCGACGAGAAGAAGGAGTCCTATGGAG CTTGCTTTCAGGAGTTGTGGGAGTAGGAGTGGCTGGAGTGCTTCTTCTTTCAGGGCTTACCTTTGCTGCCTTATCTCTTGGCAAAAGGACTGGTTCCA GACCACAACAGCACATGAAGCCCTTGACTACCCAGCAGGAGGAAATTTTGTCTTATGATAACCAAACTACAGAACAAGCAAATGTTGATAAGACGGAGCAAGGAAATGATGAAATAGAAG GATCCCAGTTGATATATGATAGTAAAAATCCCTCCGATGATGTTGATGATGCCACTAAACATATATTTGTTGAAGAAGACTTACAGCATGAATCAGCTTTTGATAACAAAGTTTTTGCCAGTAAAAGCCCAGTGTCACTTGAATCTGAAAATACTGTTGATTCTTTTAATGCTTATGGATTTAGAGATTTTGATAGCAACCCTACTGTAGATACAGCAGAATCTACTGCCAATCTTAAAGAAAACGTATTCAATGTTGATCCAGGAGATCTGCTCAATCATGATGGTGCTAAGCCACCACACATTAATACTGTTCAGAATGATGAAATAACCAGTTCAAGTGGAAGTGTAAGTTTTGGTTTTACCGAAACCTATTCTGGTTCAGGTGCTGATAACGAGACAGAAATTGTTAGTGTTGTGGTCAATCCTGAGTCAAATGACACGATTTCAGATCCTAAGGTTTTCAATGAAGCTGTTCAAGAGAATATTCTATCAGCTTCAAAGGAGGAAAACCTTGATCTTAACAAAATTCCGCAGGTCTCTGCCGAGGGAAATGAGCCATCCCTTGAAGAGTGGAGCATTCCTGGAAATGATGTTTATGAAAAATCATCTGTTTTATCGTCAGCCAATACACTGGTAGATGAGCAGGTTATAAATGATAATTATGAGGTTGATGAAGTTAAATCTGAATCTCCAAATTTTGGATCCTTTTTCTCTGTTCCTGGTATCCCCGCTCCATCCGTAGTTTCTTCAACTGTACAAGTGTTTCCTGGAAAGGTTTTAGTTCCTGCCGCCGTTGATCAAGTCCAGGGGCAAGCACTAGCTGCTTTGCAAGTTTTAAAG GTCATTGAGCCCCATGTTCAACCTAGTGATTTATGTACTCGTCGTGAATATGCTCGCTGGTTGGTCTCTGCTAGCAGCACTCTTTCAAG GAGCACTGTATCGAAAGTGTATCCTGCCATGTACATAGACAATGTTACTGAGCTTGCATTTGATGATGTCACTCCTGAGGACCCTGATTTTTCTTCCATTCAAG GCTTGGCAGAAGCTGGACTCATTGAGAGCAGGCTTTCAAGACAAGATATACAGTTGTCtggtgatgaagatgatgacCCATTTTACTTCTCCCCTGGAAG TCCTCTATCACGTCAAGATCTTGTCAGTTGGAAAATGGCCCTGGAGAAAAGACAGCTTCCAGAAGCTGATAGAAAG ACACTGTACCAACTTTCTGGTTTTCTCGACACTGATAAGATACATCCGAATGCATGCCCTGCCCTAGTAGCTGATCTATCGGCTGGCGAGCATGGAATAATAGCTCTTGCATTtg GTTATACAAGATTATTCCAGCCAGATAAGCCAGTAACAAAAGCCCAAGCAGCTATGGCTCTAGCTACTGGAGAAGCTTCTGAAATAGTTAGTGAAGAGCTTGCACGCATTGAGGCAGAATCTATTGCTGAAAATGCTGTGGCTGCGCATAGTGCTTTAGTAGCGCAGGTAGAGAAGGATATCAATGCAAGTTTTGAGCAGCAGCTTTTCATAGAGAGGGAAAAGATTAGCGCTGTTGAAAAAATGGCTGAGGAGGCAAGACTCGAGTTGGAAAGGTTAAGAGCTGAGAGAGAAGGAGATAACCTTGCATTGACAAAGGAGCGTGCTGCTATTGACTCAGAAATGGAGGTTTTTTCAAAGTTAAGGCATGAGGTTGAGGATCAATTACAAATCCTTATGAATGACAAGGTAGAAATAGCACATGAAAAAGAGAGGATTACCAAACTCCGGGAACAAGCAGAAGTTGAAAACAAGGAGATTTCCCGTTTACAATATGAGCTAGAGGTAGAACGAAAAGCCCTGTCTATGGCCAG GGCTTGGGCAGAGGATGAGGCCAAACGAGTGAGAGAGCAAGCAATAGCCTTAGAGGAGGCTAGAGATCGTTGGGAGAGGCATGGAATCAAAGTGGTAGTTGATGATGACCTCCGCAAGGAGGCCTCGGCCGGAGTTACATGGCTAAATGCCTCAGAGCAGATTTCGGTTCAAGGGACAGTTGACAGGGCCGAAAACTTATTGGACAAGCTCAAACTAATGGCATCAGATATCAGAGGAAAATCAAGAGACATACTTGACAAAATCATCCACATGGTCTCccaatttatatcaaaattgaGGGAATGGGCATCCACAACAGGAAAGCATGCTGAAGAATTTGGAGAAGCTGCCATCTCAAAGGTAGGTAAGTCAGCCAGTGAGTTGCAACAAAGTGCTATTGAAGTTGGATTTGGTATCAAAGAAGGTACAAAGCGTGTTGCTGGTGATTGTAGAGAAGGGGTTGAGAAAATCACTCAAAAATTCACACAGAAGTTCAAGACCTGA
- the LOC137837621 gene encoding uncharacterized protein isoform X3 codes for MVRHRRRAKDRREEGVLWSLLSGVVGVGVAGVLLLSGLTFAALSLGKRTGSRPQQHMKPLTTQQEEILSYDNQTTEQANVDKTEQGNDEIEGQIDRSNDYSSSELGNIHRDYSIVDDSVIGSQLIYDSKNPSDDVDDATKHIFVEEDLQHESAFDNKVFASKSPVSLESENTVDSFNAYGFRDFDSNPTVDTAESTANLKENVFNVDPGDLLNHDGAKPPHINTVQNDEITSSSGSVSFGFTETYSGSGADNETEIVSVVVNPESNDTISDPKVFNEAVQENILSASKEENLDLNKIPQVSAEGNEPSLEEWSIPGNDVYEKSSVLSSANTLVDEQVINDNYEVDEVKSESPNFGSFFSVPGIPAPSVVSSTVQVFPGKVLVPAAVDQVQGQALAALQVLKVIEPHVQPSDLCTRREYARWLVSASSTLSRSTVSKVYPAMYIDNVTELAFDDVTPEDPDFSSIQGLAEAGLIESRLSRQDIQLSGDEDDDPFYFSPGSPLSRQDLVSWKMALEKRQLPEADRKTLYQLSGFLDTDKIHPNACPALVADLSAGEHGIIALAFGYTRLFQPDKPVTKAQAAMALATGEASEIVSEELARIEAESIAENAVAAHSALVAQVEKDINASFEQQLFIEREKISAVEKMAEEARLELERLRAEREGDNLALTKERAAIDSEMEVFSKLRHEVEDQLQILMNDKVEIAHEKERITKLREQAEVENKEISRLQYELEVERKALSMARAWAEDEAKRVREQAIALEEARDRWERHGIKVVVDDDLRKEASAGVTWLNASEQISVQGTVDRAENLLDKLKLMASDIRGKSRDILDKIIHMVSQFISKLREWASTTGKHAEEFGEAAISKVGKSASELQQSAIEVGFGIKEGTKRVAGDCREGVEKITQKFTQKFKT; via the exons ATGGTCCGACACCGACGCCGAGCAAAGGACCGACGAGAAGAAGGAGTCCTATGGAG CTTGCTTTCAGGAGTTGTGGGAGTAGGAGTGGCTGGAGTGCTTCTTCTTTCAGGGCTTACCTTTGCTGCCTTATCTCTTGGCAAAAGGACTGGTTCCA GACCACAACAGCACATGAAGCCCTTGACTACCCAGCAGGAGGAAATTTTGTCTTATGATAACCAAACTACAGAACAAGCAAATGTTGATAAGACGGAGCAAGGAAATGATGAAATAGAAGGTCAGATAGATAGGTCCAATGATTATTCATCTTCTGAGTTGGGTAATATTCACCGTGACTATAGTATTGTTGATGATTCTGTTATAGGATCCCAGTTGATATATGATAGTAAAAATCCCTCCGATGATGTTGATGATGCCACTAAACATATATTTGTTGAAGAAGACTTACAGCATGAATCAGCTTTTGATAACAAAGTTTTTGCCAGTAAAAGCCCAGTGTCACTTGAATCTGAAAATACTGTTGATTCTTTTAATGCTTATGGATTTAGAGATTTTGATAGCAACCCTACTGTAGATACAGCAGAATCTACTGCCAATCTTAAAGAAAACGTATTCAATGTTGATCCAGGAGATCTGCTCAATCATGATGGTGCTAAGCCACCACACATTAATACTGTTCAGAATGATGAAATAACCAGTTCAAGTGGAAGTGTAAGTTTTGGTTTTACCGAAACCTATTCTGGTTCAGGTGCTGATAACGAGACAGAAATTGTTAGTGTTGTGGTCAATCCTGAGTCAAATGACACGATTTCAGATCCTAAGGTTTTCAATGAAGCTGTTCAAGAGAATATTCTATCAGCTTCAAAGGAGGAAAACCTTGATCTTAACAAAATTCCGCAGGTCTCTGCCGAGGGAAATGAGCCATCCCTTGAAGAGTGGAGCATTCCTGGAAATGATGTTTATGAAAAATCATCTGTTTTATCGTCAGCCAATACACTGGTAGATGAGCAGGTTATAAATGATAATTATGAGGTTGATGAAGTTAAATCTGAATCTCCAAATTTTGGATCCTTTTTCTCTGTTCCTGGTATCCCCGCTCCATCCGTAGTTTCTTCAACTGTACAAGTGTTTCCTGGAAAGGTTTTAGTTCCTGCCGCCGTTGATCAAGTCCAGGGGCAAGCACTAGCTGCTTTGCAAGTTTTAAAG GTCATTGAGCCCCATGTTCAACCTAGTGATTTATGTACTCGTCGTGAATATGCTCGCTGGTTGGTCTCTGCTAGCAGCACTCTTTCAAG GAGCACTGTATCGAAAGTGTATCCTGCCATGTACATAGACAATGTTACTGAGCTTGCATTTGATGATGTCACTCCTGAGGACCCTGATTTTTCTTCCATTCAAG GCTTGGCAGAAGCTGGACTCATTGAGAGCAGGCTTTCAAGACAAGATATACAGTTGTCtggtgatgaagatgatgacCCATTTTACTTCTCCCCTGGAAG TCCTCTATCACGTCAAGATCTTGTCAGTTGGAAAATGGCCCTGGAGAAAAGACAGCTTCCAGAAGCTGATAGAAAG ACACTGTACCAACTTTCTGGTTTTCTCGACACTGATAAGATACATCCGAATGCATGCCCTGCCCTAGTAGCTGATCTATCGGCTGGCGAGCATGGAATAATAGCTCTTGCATTtg GTTATACAAGATTATTCCAGCCAGATAAGCCAGTAACAAAAGCCCAAGCAGCTATGGCTCTAGCTACTGGAGAAGCTTCTGAAATAGTTAGTGAAGAGCTTGCACGCATTGAGGCAGAATCTATTGCTGAAAATGCTGTGGCTGCGCATAGTGCTTTAGTAGCGCAGGTAGAGAAGGATATCAATGCAAGTTTTGAGCAGCAGCTTTTCATAGAGAGGGAAAAGATTAGCGCTGTTGAAAAAATGGCTGAGGAGGCAAGACTCGAGTTGGAAAGGTTAAGAGCTGAGAGAGAAGGAGATAACCTTGCATTGACAAAGGAGCGTGCTGCTATTGACTCAGAAATGGAGGTTTTTTCAAAGTTAAGGCATGAGGTTGAGGATCAATTACAAATCCTTATGAATGACAAGGTAGAAATAGCACATGAAAAAGAGAGGATTACCAAACTCCGGGAACAAGCAGAAGTTGAAAACAAGGAGATTTCCCGTTTACAATATGAGCTAGAGGTAGAACGAAAAGCCCTGTCTATGGCCAG GGCTTGGGCAGAGGATGAGGCCAAACGAGTGAGAGAGCAAGCAATAGCCTTAGAGGAGGCTAGAGATCGTTGGGAGAGGCATGGAATCAAAGTGGTAGTTGATGATGACCTCCGCAAGGAGGCCTCGGCCGGAGTTACATGGCTAAATGCCTCAGAGCAGATTTCGGTTCAAGGGACAGTTGACAGGGCCGAAAACTTATTGGACAAGCTCAAACTAATGGCATCAGATATCAGAGGAAAATCAAGAGACATACTTGACAAAATCATCCACATGGTCTCccaatttatatcaaaattgaGGGAATGGGCATCCACAACAGGAAAGCATGCTGAAGAATTTGGAGAAGCTGCCATCTCAAAGGTAGGTAAGTCAGCCAGTGAGTTGCAACAAAGTGCTATTGAAGTTGGATTTGGTATCAAAGAAGGTACAAAGCGTGTTGCTGGTGATTGTAGAGAAGGGGTTGAGAAAATCACTCAAAAATTCACACAGAAGTTCAAGACCTGA